CTTCTTCGGATAAAGGATACTATTTACCAGTAAGGCATACAGAAATAGACGGAGTGTTAAATTTTGATTATACAGTAATGCTAGAATTTCTTGAAAATGTGCATAAGAAATTCTTCACAATTTACCATCATGCTGAATATGATAGAGAACTATTATCTATACATGGAGTGAATATGCCAGACATATTGTATTCAGATACCATGCATTTAGCTATAAATCACGGTTTAAGAGATATGTTCAGACAGGTAGGTTTGAAATTCTTATCAGAAGAGGTGTTAGGACGGAAAATGCTTACAATTGAACAATTGTTAGGCTCAAAATCCCATGTCCGATTTGACCGCTTACCCGCTAAAAATGCTTGGGTATATGGTTGTTCGGATGCTACAAACACATTCGGACTATTTGAGCAATTTACATACAAAACTGATTACGAACCAACAGAAGATAATTTGTATATTACATCTAAACAGGCATTACTATTAGATATGCAGACAATGAACCATACAAGGTCAATGTTAAGAGTAGGAGTGCCAGTCGATTTGAAACGAGCAGAAAATAGATTGCGAACGATGATACGACGGAATTTGATTTTATACACAGAAATCTACAACTACTTACCAGATGACATTCCAGTCGGAAGTGCTGAAAAGGTAGGACGGTTCATCGGGGAACTTTTATTCAAGAACTTTGAAACAGCTTACAAAGATAAATACGGAACAAAAATCTCTGAAAGATTTACTGCAGAGATACTGAACAAGTTTGCTATTGAACGGAAAGTTCGGAAATTAAAAGCCTCAGAAAAGATTGTATATAGTTGTACAGACGACAACCTAGGTCTTTTATTTGATAAAATAACTGACACAAAATGGGTAACTCCTAAAGACTCTGAAACCTTATACTGTATCGCAGATATGCTATCAGAGTATCGTTCCACAGAACATGAAATCTCTATCATGACTAGACTAGTTCGATTTGCTATAAATGACGATATGAACATAACAAGAGTTACCGCAGGTCTT
The window above is part of the Thiovulum sp. ES genome. Proteins encoded here:
- a CDS encoding DNA polymerase I family protein with 3'-5'-exonuclease and polymerase domains (PFAM: 3'-5' exonuclease); translated protein: MKFDTRVISHIPKHLLDRREIVQTAHNTLQQEKLNNTKLKVNPTFEKSSLQKIQGHEWMSDVDMTLIEPESSEELDQETQLEELIELLEGEAIYKSKEIGQAKEVPLLALDLEATGLDTTVRLNGGNIIAQTEIVGVCLATSSDKGYYLPVRHTEIDGVLNFDYTVMLEFLENVHKKFFTIYHHAEYDRELLSIHGVNMPDILYSDTMHLAINHGLRDMFRQVGLKFLSEEVLGRKMLTIEQLLGSKSHVRFDRLPAKNAWVYGCSDATNTFGLFEQFTYKTDYEPTEDNLYITSKQALLLDMQTMNHTRSMLRVGVPVDLKRAENRLRTMIRRNLILYTEIYNYLPDDIPVGSAEKVGRFIGELLFKNFETAYKDKYGTKISERFTAEILNKFAIERKVRKLKASEKIVYSCTDDNLGLLFDKITDTKWVTPKDSETLYCIADMLSEYRSTEHEISIMTRLVRFAINDDMNITRVTAGLKMSGTGTGRFSNKGSSVGAKGSLNRILISSTPTGKSKSKYKQGDGVVGFNVQGIPSTPRIMQTARKLKKLPETLQKSKIELDKEVEAHLQDLLLDI